The DNA segment CACGGACGACATATTATAAGATAGGATCAATAATTTCTAAAAAACACAGCATCAAATTTTAATCAATTGGATCTCCCATGATGACTCAGCTGAAAATAAAGCTAAAACTAAACATCAGAGTCCAGAAGTGATAGAGCTCTGATTAATAGACACTAACTTCAATTTCTTGGTTCAAAGCACTATCCTATACTTCAAGAAACACTATCTGCAACATTAATCGGCCTCAATTAGAAACTAGCAACCCTAAACAGAAtcaaagaatcaaagaacaacatATTAAAAGATGGAATCAggaactttcataattatagaatAAGAGAAATCAAGAACACAAGAATATCCATGATTCTACGATAATGGAAATCACGAACGTAAGAAATGAACAGCCTATTAAAAGATGGCGTACGGATTAAAATAATAAGAATCAAGAAGAATAGAAGAGACGAACAACATAACAGAAGGGAAATCACATACAGTAATCAGAACGCAAATGAGGACTAACAGCATACCCATCATCAACATGGAAAGAGTCAAGAACACATGCAATGAATCTAAAAGAGAATGTTCGCATCAAATCCATTGATGTAGGTTCGCATTAGATCTAGTCATAAGAATAGTAGACTTTACTTGAACCATCATCTACCAGAAACAACGCACAGTTTGAAATCAAAAACATCTCTTAGATATCGAAAAAGCAAAGGTAGTAGTGCAAGATGACGACATAACTATGGTAGGTAGGTGATGAAGGACGGACCGATCGGGCTAATCGTTGGAGGGATTGATGAGATCAATCGATCTCCTGGAGAGAGGGCGCACCGGCAACGGCGGCGGCGACCTCCTCGGCCGAGAACTTGCCTTTGGCCTTGTCGGCGGCCCGGCCGCGGGCTTTGCGGTCGAGGAGGGCCTTGCGGTCCTTGTCCAGCTTTAGCTTCGTTATGACGACCTTGGAGGGGTTGATGCCGACGTTGACGGTGGCGCCATTCACCTTCTCGCGGGTGATGCGCTCGACGTGGATGACCCACTTCCGGCGGTATACCTGCACGACCTTGCCCTCGCGGCCCTTGAAGGTGCCCCGCACCACCTGCACCTCGTCGTCCTTGCGCACGGGAACCGACCGCACATTGTACTTGTTGCGGAGGTCCGCTGAGAGCGGAGCGCTCATCAGCACCCGCCGGACGCTCGACGGGGCAGTGAAGTGCGCCTTCCGGGACTTCCTCCGGGAACTCGACACGCGCGGGTTGTACTTCATCTTGACCGGCGGCTGCGGCGGAGAACGGCGGCGAAGGAATTGCTcttggaagagaagaaaagaagacggGAAAATTATTAGTAATAAGGCCAAGGAGAGCTAGGGTTTGGAGACACATGCAATGACCTCAATACCCTCATTCTTAACACAAAATATATGATATAGGCATACCCACGTGCAATTCCCGTCGTATTTACATTTTTATGAAGCTGAGGTAATTTACACGTGTACCCTTGAACACTTAACAAATTACATCATTTTCCTCCAAAATTATGGAATATTCTCGAAAAAAATCTTTCACTTACACTCGTGAagtcatatataaaatattaaattttattcaatttatacttattattataatattatgatcAGATTGATTAGGTCAAGCTCAGAATTGGGGACCACTggttgattatattattattatatgtattattatatatattataatctgattgattatatatatatatatatatatatatatatatatctgggaCCAATCGTAAATAATAAAACATCATTAACCAATGAAAAAAGGGGTTAACATTAagttacaataaaaaatattattcatcacGACAAGCAAAAAATCTCATGTTTCCCGAGCATCATATCATCTACTTGTGTAATATAATACAATATTTCTCAATCCAGCAGCAATTTAATTGCGGCTTGCATACATCTGGAGGATGTATATATTGTACATAAATTCATATTGGGAATTAACAAAATTTGGCTGATTCCATGGTCATAGATTATACTCTATTTATGTACACATTTCACCCATAACATCACACACCCCACACTTTAAGCTAATCAACTCCACGTTTGCTGCTACCAAGTCATACGTTTAGACTACAATAAAGCCATATGATAACCCTTCCAAATCAAAGAATATCTTCTTTTTAATCATAAGACCGCTAATGTGTAGCCGAGGTGCTTGGAAAACCATTAGAATTTGGTGCTTCCATCTCAACAAGCATCACCTTCTGCCTTTGGTACCTATTTCTTTTTGCTGCAATTGCTGAGACAAGGAGAAAGGAAAATGTAGTGAGTGGAAGCATAGTGTACATAAAATGTACAGTTTATTTGAGAGATTCAGAAGTAAACAAGAAAAAATGCCTGTAGAAGGTTTAATCAATCAAGTTTATAGCCAAATACTCAATTACCACATGATGGCAACGAATAAAAACTACTCATAAGGTGAATAAAGTCTTCTTGGTTAGGCAGCATGCTAAATTTTCAACTGGGAGACATTAGAGTTCCAATTATGGCTATTTTTTAATCAACGTACACTCAAAAAGCAACTTGATGAAGGTTAAAAAATGAATCAGACGCCAAATCCCAATCCGTATCTTTTAGACTGCAAAGAGACATAATCATTCC comes from the Musa acuminata AAA Group cultivar baxijiao chromosome BXJ2-8, Cavendish_Baxijiao_AAA, whole genome shotgun sequence genome and includes:
- the LOC103994911 gene encoding large ribosomal subunit protein uL24y-like — its product is MKYNPRVSSSRRKSRKAHFTAPSSVRRVLMSAPLSADLRNKYNVRSVPVRKDDEVQVVRGTFKGREGKVVQVYRRKWVIHVERITREKVNGATVNVGINPSKVVITKLKLDKDRKALLDRKARGRAADKAKGKFSAEEVAAAVAGAPSLQEID